The following coding sequences lie in one Rutidosis leptorrhynchoides isolate AG116_Rl617_1_P2 chromosome 6, CSIRO_AGI_Rlap_v1, whole genome shotgun sequence genomic window:
- the LOC139852061 gene encoding protein S-acyltransferase 21-like, which produces MARRHGWELPAHTFQVVAITVFFLLSVAFYAFFSPFLGKDIYEHVAIGVYSFLALSVFILYVRCTAIDPADPGILIEPGRPSPNRSHNGTEVRGNGSSVGEISKSGYGNGGVYDNGSSGCCSKFGAVFCGCIVKEDCRNDEEMQQGGEEEALFCTLCNAEVRKFSKHCRSCDKCVDGFDHHCRWLNNCVGRKNYFTFVSLMAVSLVWLTFECGVGIAVLVRCFVNKHATEDQIADRLGEGFSRAPFATVVAICTLVSLLATIPLGELFFFHIILIRKGITTYEYVVAMRTQSEPPGPSIDGMDQQSLQSSPTSSAVTAMSGRSSSLGLGLQYKGAWCTPPRIFMDHQDEVIPHLEPGRLPSTVDPDAVQPGDKGKRPPNRPVRISAWKLAKLDSTEAMKAGAKARASSSVLRPVGSKHNQYDPDQLSSSNASIKSSPNSSHHHRFNHSKSSYPPSRASRDDTETCAHSVVSNMSSPPPARDHFNPMYQSSGTQSPFSHEPVPVVAPVPVPVPLPPPVRVPQVPRRNTAVNEGTRSSSVYWDQEAGRFVSAATVKAVGGGSSSQGSGTELTYTGQSIFFGGPLVGPSGSGGGPHRETTTNAAVTTNTSSYYQQGRLQRGGQLPVFVPSDPSQQRLNRDI; this is translated from the exons ATGGCTAGACGCCATGGATGGGAACTTCCTGCTCATACTTTTCAG GTTGTGGCTATTACAGTATTCTTCTTGTTGTCCGTTGCCTTCTACGCATTTTTCTCTCCTTTTCTTGGAAAGGATATTTATGAGCATGTGGCCATTGGTGTTTATTCATTCTTG GCTCTTAGTGTATTTATTCTCTACGTAAGATGCACAGCTATTGACCCTGCCGATCCTGGCATTTTAATTGAACCGGGACGGCCATCGCCAAATAGGTCTCATAATGGTACCGAAGTTCGTG GAAATGGATCTTCTGTTGGAGAAATTAGCAAGTCAGGTTATGGAAACGGAGGAGTATATGATAACGGTAGTTCCGGTTGTTGTTCAAAATTTGGGGCGGTATTTTGTGGGTGTATTGTCAAAGAAGATTGCCGTAACGACGAAGAGATGCAACAAGGAGGAGAAGAAGAGGCTTTATTCTGTACATTGTGCAATGCAGAG GTGCGCAAGTTCAGCAAACATTGCAGAAGTTGTGATAAATGTGTTGATGGATTTGATCATCATTGTCGG TGGTTAAACAATTGTGTAGGCAGGAAAAATTACTTCACGTTCGTAAGCTTAATGGCTGTCAGCCTTGTTTGG CTCACGTTTGAATGTGGGGTTGGTATTGCTGTTCTTGTTCGATGCTTTGTTAATAAACATGCTACGGAAGACCAAATTGCTGATAGACTTGGAGAAGGGTTTAGTCGAGCCCCATTTGCAACTGTTGTG GCTATTTGTACACTTGTCTCCTTACTAGCCACTATTCCACTTGGAGAACTCTTCTTTTTCCACATAATTCTAATCCGCAAG GGTATCACAACATATGAATACGTTGTTGCGATGAGGACCCAAAGCGAACCTCCAGGACCTTCGATAGACGGAATGGATCAACAAAGCTTGCAATCTTCCCCAACCAGCTCTGCTGTCACTGCTATGAGTGGCCGCAGCAGCTCACTTGGTTTAGGTTTGCAATATAAAGGTGCTTGGTGTACTCCTCCaagaatctttatggatcatcag GACGAAGTCATTCCTCATCTGGAGCCCGGACGACTTCCATCAACAGTTGACCCGGATGCGGTCCAGCCAGGCGACAAGGGTAAACGACCACCTAACCGTCCTGTTCGAATCAGTGCATGGAAGCTCGCAAAACTGGACTCAACCGAAGCCATGAAAGCAGGTGCTAAAGCCCGAGCTTCCTCTTCTGTTCTTCGACCTGTTGGCTCTAAACATAATCAATACGACCCCGATCAGTTATCTAGCAGCAACGCGAGCATCAAAAGCAGCCCGAATAGTTCCCATCACCATCGGTTCAATCACTCCAAAAGCTCATATCCGCCTAGTCGAGCTAGCCGTGATGATACCGAAACTTGTGCTCATAGTGTTGTTAGTAACATGAGCAGCCCACCACCCGCTAGGGATCATTTCAACCCAATGTACCAGTCTTCCGGGACCCAGTCTCCTTTCTCTCACGAGCCCGTACCTGTAGTCGCACCTGTGCCGGTGCCAGTGCCACTGCCACCACCGGTGCGGGTCCCACAGGTTCCTAGGAGAAACACGGCGGTCAATGAAGGTACGAGATCGTCATCTGTATATTGGGATCAAGAAGCAGGCCGGTTTGTGTCTGCTGCAACGGTGAAAGCCGTAGGTGGTGGTTCGTCCTCTCAGGGTTCCGGCACTGAGCTTACATACACGGGTCAATCGATTTTCTTTGGTGGGCCACTAGTTGGGCCTAGCGGCAGCGGTGGTGGTCCACATAGGGAAACCACCACAAATGCTGCGGTAACCACCAACACGTCTAGTTATTATCAACAGGGTAGATTACAGCGCGGTGGGCAGCTTCCGGTGTTTGTTCCAAGTGATCCTTCTCAGCAAAGATTAAATAGAGACATTTga